The following proteins come from a genomic window of Oncorhynchus clarkii lewisi isolate Uvic-CL-2024 chromosome 23, UVic_Ocla_1.0, whole genome shotgun sequence:
- the LOC139381510 gene encoding carbohydrate sulfotransferase 3-like encodes MRMKYTISLVFIVALVIIEKENNIISRVSDKLTPKQTPQTPLQPSNSASASALGLLKFNGSSFTTLSKLDPVFTLMKRRLENYTEQRSEVIGSAGNRKHILLLATTRTGSSFVGEFFNQQGDNMFYLFEPLWHVERSLTLESGGTNATAAARAYREVLQGLFLCDFTPLESFIDPLPVDHVTSALFRRESSSSLCEESVCSPFVKKVFERYHCRTRKCGPLNLTTASESCQQKEHRAIKSVRVRQLETLRPLAEDPRLDIKFIQLVRDPRAVLASRMVAFSAKYNNWKKWAVDGDVPIDDDEVRKLKGNCDNIRMSAEVGLRQPSWLRRRYMLVRYEDIARFPMRKAAEMYKFTGIPFTPQVKDWVLKNTQASNEASGVYSTQKNSSEQVEKWRFSIPYKLAQVVQRVCGPTMKLFGYKFVNSEAMLTDKSISLIEEKIFIQNFS; translated from the exons ATGAGGATGAAATACACAATCTCCCTTGTCTTCATTGTGGCACTGGTCATCATTGAGAAGGAAAACAACATTATCTCACG GGTTTCAGACAAGCTCACCCCAAAGCAGACCCCCCAGACACCCCTTCAGCCCAGTAACTCTGCCTCAGCCTCAGCCCTGGGTCTCCTGAAGTTTAATGGCTCATCCTTCACTACCCTGAGCAAGCTGGACCCTGTCTTCACCCTCATGAAGAGACGCCTGGAGAACTACACCGAGCAGAG GTCAGAGGTCATAGGGTCAGCAGGAAACAGAAAGCACATCCTCCTATTGGCCACCACGCGGACAGGCTCCTCCTTCGTGGGCGAGTTCTTCAACCAGCAGGGAGACAACATGTTCTACCTGTTCGAGCCGCTGTGGCACGTCGAGAGATCGCTGACATTAGAGAGCGGCGGGACCAACGCCACAGCCGCCGCCCGGGCCTACCGGGAAGTCCTCCAGGGGCTCTTCCTGTGTGACTTCacccctctggagagctttattGACCCACTTCCTGTAGACCACGTCACCTCAGCCCTGTTCAGGAGAGAATCTAGCAGCTCTCTCTGTGAGGAGTCCGTCTGTAGCCCGTTCGTTAAGAAGGTCTTTGAACGCTACCACTGCCGGACCAGGAAGTGTGGTCCCCTCAACCTGACCACGGCGTCCGAGTCATGCCAGCAGAAGGAGCACAGGGCCATTAAATCCGTCCGGGTGCGCCAGCTGGAGACCCTGAGACCCCTCGCCGAGGACCCTCGTCTAGATATCAAGTTCATCCAGCTGGTGAGGGACCCCAGGGCGGTTCTGGCCTCCCGCATGGTGGCCTTCTCCGCCAAGTACAACAACTGGAAGAAGTGGGCGGTGGACGGAGACGTGCCCATTGACGACGACGAGGTGAGGAAGCTGAAAGGCAACTGCGACAACATCAGGATGTCTGCGGAGGTCGGCCTGAGGCAGCCGTCTTGGCTGAGGCGGAGGTACATGCTAGTACGGTACGAGGATATCGCTAGATTCCCTATGAGGAAGGCAGCGGAGATGTACAAGTTCACCGGGATCCCGTTCACTCCTCAGGTGAAAGACTGGGTGTTAAAGAACACCCAGGCTTCCAATGAAGCTAGTGGAGTGTATTCAACACAGAAGAACTCCTCTGAGCAAGTGGAGAAATGGAGGTTCAGCATACCGTACAAACTAGCCCAGGTGGTGCAGAGGGTTTGTGGACCCACGATGAAACTGTTTGGGTACAAGTTTGTGAACAGCGAGGCGATGCTGACGGACAAGTCTATCAGTTTGATCGAAGAAAAGATTTTCATACAAAACTTTTCATAG